The Pseudomonas hefeiensis genomic sequence GGAAGAACGCATGGAACCGATACTTAATCGAATAATGCTGTATGTACGGGATGTCCAGGCGACCTGCGTTTTTTATGAGCGTCATTTCGGCTTTGTCAGTGAAAAACATGCCGATGATCGCGTCACGGAGTTGGGGTCTGCAAACGGAGGCGCGATTCTGATGGTTCACCCGGCAGGGAAGGGCGTTAAAACGGGACAAGTCACAGTCAAGCTTGTTTTTGATACCCGGGATGTTGAGGGCTTCAAGGAGAAGTGCATGGCCCAAGGCTTGAAGTTTGGCGCCACCCACAAGGCCGACGGCTATTCATTCGCCAATGCCAAAGACCCTGACGGCAACGTCATCTCTATCTCCAGTAGAGCGTTTGCATGCCGCTGAGCTTTCATAAAATGCACGCCAATGGCGATGATTTTGTTGTCGTGGACGCGCGAAACTCAACCAATCCCATAACAAATGCCATGGCCCGGCGGATGGGGGATCGCAACCGAGGCATCGGTTTTAATCAACTCGCGGTGATGCTCGATTGTGAGGATGCAGACGCGCGCCTGATGTTCTGGAATGCAGATGGCTCCACGCTGGACGTTTGCGGCAGCGCGACGCGGGGCGCCGCGGATCGGTTGATGCGCGAATCGAATGTGACTTCGATAACGCTACGCACCCATCGCGGTTTGCTCACTTGCGAACGAACTTCACCCGACGCAATTTCCGTCAACATGGGGCAGCCGCTTTTCGGCTGGTCGGACATTCCCTTGGCTGGGGACCTGGACACCGCTGTTCTGCCACTGGCTGGCAGCCCGATTGCGTGCAGCATGGGCAACCCACACTGCACTTACTTTGTGGAGGATCTGGCGGACGTTGATATCGCGACCATAGGACCTGCAATCGAAACCAGCCCTTTGTTCCCGCTCAAGACCAACGTGCATTTCGTTCAGGTCATCAATCGAAAGCACATTCGTTTGCGCATATGGGAGCGGGGCGGTGGCATCGCACTCGGCTCAGGTTCCTGCTCTTGTGGCGCCGCTGTGAACGGGATTCGTCGTGGCTTGTTGGATCATTGCGTTGAGGTTGAATGTGATGGTGGCAGCGTGACGGTTCAATGGGATGGCCTGGGACCGGTTTTTCTCATCGGGCCGGTAGAGGCAACGTTTTCGGGAGTTATCACCGATAGTTTTCAGCAAATCTCAACCTGATAGCGAAAAGTGCCAGCCGCTCCCCGTGACAGCCGATATTCCAGGGGTTGACGGTCGTAGCCCAGGGCAACCCGTTCAACTACCACCACCGGGCTGCCGGCCGTCACTCCCAGCGTGGCGGCCAGTGGCTCGTCGGCCGAGGCGACGGTGAGGGTTTCCCGGGCTGATGCGACGCGCATGCCGCAGCGTTCTTCGTAGAAGGGGTAGAGCAGGGTGCCGAAGTCGTTCAGGTCAGTGTCGAGTAGGGCGCCGAATTGAGTGGCCGGCAGCCAGATTTGCTCGTGGAACAGCGGCCGACCGTCCATGAGGCGCAGGCGCTCCAGGCGGATGGTGGAGTCGTGCTCGGTCAGATTCAGCGCCTGGCGCACGTGGGTGTCCGGGGCTTCCTGGGTGCGACTCAGTATGCGGCTTTGCGGCACTTGCGATTGACCGCTGGCATCGACCTGTCGAAAGAAACGAAACAGTGAACCGTCGAAGTTGGGCCGGCGCACGAACGTGCCACGGCCCTGGGCACGCAGCAGCAGTCCTTCCCCGACCAGCGTTTCCACCGCTTTGCGCACCGTGCCCACCGCAACGCCGTAGTGACGGGTCAGTTCTGCCTCGGTGGGAATGGCTTCACCGGGCAGCCATTCACCTGCGGCGATTTTCGCCAGCATCTCTTCGCGCAGTCGTTGATAGAGCGGCAGTCGCTCGTCATGTCCAAGGTGTGTAAGGGCCATACCGTCAATCCGATTCCAAGCAATGCACCACTTTACCTCACTGGGCGCGTTGACAGGGATGGTTGTTTATAGATATGGTCATTCAGTCATCTATATGAATTTCAGGTCTGTAATCACCTTACATGCC encodes the following:
- a CDS encoding VOC family protein — encoded protein: MEPILNRIMLYVRDVQATCVFYERHFGFVSEKHADDRVTELGSANGGAILMVHPAGKGVKTGQVTVKLVFDTRDVEGFKEKCMAQGLKFGATHKADGYSFANAKDPDGNVISISSRAFACR
- the dapF gene encoding diaminopimelate epimerase — translated: MPLSFHKMHANGDDFVVVDARNSTNPITNAMARRMGDRNRGIGFNQLAVMLDCEDADARLMFWNADGSTLDVCGSATRGAADRLMRESNVTSITLRTHRGLLTCERTSPDAISVNMGQPLFGWSDIPLAGDLDTAVLPLAGSPIACSMGNPHCTYFVEDLADVDIATIGPAIETSPLFPLKTNVHFVQVINRKHIRLRIWERGGGIALGSGSCSCGAAVNGIRRGLLDHCVEVECDGGSVTVQWDGLGPVFLIGPVEATFSGVITDSFQQIST
- a CDS encoding GntR family transcriptional regulator, with amino-acid sequence MALTHLGHDERLPLYQRLREEMLAKIAAGEWLPGEAIPTEAELTRHYGVAVGTVRKAVETLVGEGLLLRAQGRGTFVRRPNFDGSLFRFFRQVDASGQSQVPQSRILSRTQEAPDTHVRQALNLTEHDSTIRLERLRLMDGRPLFHEQIWLPATQFGALLDTDLNDFGTLLYPFYEERCGMRVASARETLTVASADEPLAATLGVTAGSPVVVVERVALGYDRQPLEYRLSRGAAGTFRYQVEIC